Proteins encoded by one window of Arabidopsis thaliana chromosome 2, partial sequence:
- a CDS encoding P-loop containing nucleoside triphosphate hydrolases superfamily protein (P-loop containing nucleoside triphosphate hydrolases superfamily protein; FUNCTIONS IN: nucleoside-triphosphatase activity, ATPase activity, nucleotide binding, ATP binding; INVOLVED IN: response to salt stress; LOCATED IN: endomembrane system; EXPRESSED IN: leaf whorl, sepal, flower, egg cell, stamen; EXPRESSED DURING: 4 anthesis, petal differentiation and expansion stage; CONTAINS InterPro DOMAIN/s: ATPase, AAA-type, core (InterPro:IPR003959), ATPase, AAA+ type, core (InterPro:IPR003593), ATPase, AAA-type, conserved site (InterPro:IPR003960); BEST Arabidopsis thaliana protein match is: P-loop containing nucleoside triphosphate hydrolases superfamily protein (TAIR:AT2G18193.1); Has 21090 Blast hits to 19452 proteins in 2829 species: Archae - 1310; Bacteria - 7333; Metazoa - 3029; Fungi - 2708; Plants - 2432; Viruses - 36; Other Eukaryotes - 4242 (source: NCBI BLink).): MFPSISNISLSPSSLFTAYASLTGFLMLFRSLFNDEVPERLRSYITDLLNRFFTPKSKNLTMVIDEIIGFKRNQVFDAAEVYLRNKIGPETARLRVGKLPKQKHFTIYIEKGEEILDTFENSELRWTYVESENEASQKEKRYYELTFEKKLRDKVMNSYLSHVVAESEETKRDLRAVKLYSRDVRASKDDDGMAGAGWGCINLEHPSTFETLAMDPGAKKKIIDDMERFLKRREFYKRVGKAWKRGYLLYGPPGTGKSSLIAAMANYLKFDVFDLELSSIYENAQLKSILLSTTNRSILVIEDIDCSSAEVVDREADEYQEYEEGYYGRVTLSGLLNFVDGLWSSFGDERIIVFTTNHKERLDPALLRPGRMDMHINMSYCTGLGFRTLVSNYLGLGGLNHPLCEEIEALIDSTEVTPAELAEELMQEDDTDVVLRGVVSFVENRKVEISKTKELEGSTCRKLDGDDKHNVSSTNDLKKTKKKKKGGKGKAKGN, encoded by the exons ATGTTTCCTTCAATATCCAATATCTCTTTATCACCATCGTCGCTGTTTACAGCGTACGCGTCCTTAACCGGATTCTTGATGCTCTTTAGATCACTGTTCAATGATGAAGTACCGGAGAGGCTCCGATCATACATCACCGACTTACTCAACCGGTTTTTCACTCCGAAATCAAAGAATTTGACTATGGTTATCGACGAGATCATCGGATTTAAGAGGAACCAAGTGTTCGACGCGGCAGAGGTGTACCTCCGGAACAAAATCGGACCCGAGACAGCCCGTTTACGAGTAGGTAAACTCCCTAAGCAGAAGCACTTCACAATCTATATcgagaaaggagaagagatCTTGGATACTTTCGAGAATAGCGAGCTGAGATGGACTTATGTTGAATCAGAGAACGAGGCAAGCCAAAAAGAGAAACGTTACTACGAGCTCACGTTCGAGAAGAAGCTTAGAGATAAAGTCATGAACTCTTATTTGAGCCACGTTGTAGCTGAATCTGAGGAGACTAAGAGGGATCTGAGAGCGGTGAAGCTTTATAGCCGAGATGTGCGTGCGAGCAAAGATGATGACGGAATGGCTGGTGCCGGTTGGGGATGTATCAATCTTGAGCATCCATCGACATTCGAAACATTGGCAATGGACCCGGgtgcgaagaagaagataatcgATGATATGGAGAGGtttttgaagagaagagagttttACAAAAGAGTTGGTAAAGCTTGGAAACGAGGTTACTTGTTGTATGGGCCACCAGGAACTGGTAAATCTAGTTTGATTGCTGCCATGGCGAATTATCTTAAGTTTGATGTGTTTGATCTTGAGCTTAGTAGTATTTATGAAAATGCTCAACTAAAGAGCATCTTGTTATCAACCACGAACCGTTCGATTTTGGTTATTGAGGATATCGATTGTAGTAGTGCCGAGGTGGTAGACAGGGAAGCTGATGAGTATCAAGAATACGAAGAAGGTTATTATGGAAGG GTGACTCTATCAGGGCTTTTGAATTTCGTTGATGGGTTGTGGTCAAGTTTTGGGGATGAGAGAATCATTGTGTTCACGACGAATCACAAAGAACGGCTTGACCCTGCTCTGTTACGTCCTGGAAGAATGGATATGCATATCAACATGTCTTACTGTacaggtttagggtttaggacATTGGTCTCTAATTACCTCGGTTTAGGTGGCTTAAACCATCCTCTTTGCGAGGAAATCGAGGCGCTGATCGATTCCACTGAGGTGACTCCGGCTGAGTTAGCTGAAGAGTTGATGCAAGAAGATGATACTGATGTTGTCCTTCGTGGAGTAGTTAGCTTTGTTGAGAATAGAAAGGTCGAGATAAGCAAAACCAAGGAGCTGGAAGGTTCTACTTGTAGAAAACTTGATGGTGACGATAAACACAATGTTTCTTCTACCAATgatttgaagaagacgaagaagaagaagaaaggtggaAAAGGAAAAGCGAAAGGAAACTAG
- a CDS encoding P-loop containing nucleoside triphosphate hydrolases superfamily protein (P-loop containing nucleoside triphosphate hydrolases superfamily protein; FUNCTIONS IN: nucleoside-triphosphatase activity, ATPase activity, nucleotide binding, ATP binding; LOCATED IN: endomembrane system; EXPRESSED IN: callus; CONTAINS InterPro DOMAIN/s: ATPase, AAA-type, core (InterPro:IPR003959), ATPase, AAA+ type, core (InterPro:IPR003593), ATPase, AAA-type, conserved site (InterPro:IPR003960); BEST Arabidopsis thaliana protein match is: P-loop containing nucleoside triphosphate hydrolases superfamily protein (TAIR:AT2G18190.1); Has 23461 Blast hits to 21735 proteins in 2869 species: Archae - 1360; Bacteria - 7764; Metazoa - 3767; Fungi - 3122; Plants - 2740; Viruses - 37; Other Eukaryotes - 4671 (source: NCBI BLink).), with amino-acid sequence MFPSSDFSFSPSSLFSAYASLTGFLMLFRSMLHDFVPEKLRSYFSSLLDRFFTPKSKYLTVIIDENFGLNRNQVFDAAEMYLRSKIGPETERLRVGKIPKQKHFTISIERGEEILDTFEESEVKWSYVQSENEKGDKVKRYYELTFEKKLRDKVLNSYLTHVVAESEEIKRNLRVVKLYSRDVYASDDDDGMAGGNWGCINLEHPSTFDTLAMDPNAKKKIIDDLERFLKRKEFYKRVGKAWKRGYLLYGPPGTGKSSLIAAMANYLKFDVFDLELSSIYDNGELKRVLLSTTNRSILVIEDIDCNAEVRDREAENQEDEQIKGKVTLSGILNFIDGLWSSFGDERIIVFTTNHKERLDPALLRPGRMDVHINMSYCTGLGFRTLVSNYLGLDGLNHPLCEEIEALVDSTEVTPAELAEELMQDDDTDVVLRGVISFVEKRKVERSKTKKEVSICKATDDDEKQNGSLGCVKKKKKGGKQKGKGKGKGKAKTYLI; translated from the exons ATGTTTCCTTCATCagatttctctttctcaccgTCGTCGCTGTTCTCAGCGTACGCATCTTTAACCGGATTCTTGATGCTCTTTAGATCGATGCTCCATGATTTCGTACCGGAGAAGCTTCGATCTTACTTCTCCAGCTTACTCGACCGGTTTTTCACTCCGAAATCAAAGTATCTCACTGTGATCATCGACGAGAACTTCGGATTGAACCGGAATCAAGTCTTCGACGCGGCGGAGATGTATCTCAGGAGCAAGATCGGACCGGAAACAGAGCGGTTGCGAGTTGGTAAGATCCCAAAACAGAAGCATTTCACAATCTCTATCGAAAGAGGCGAAGAGATCCTCGATACTTTCGAGGAGTCGGAGGTGAAATGGAGTTATGTTCAATCGGAGAACGAGAAAGGAGATAAAGTGAAACGTTACTACGAGCTCACATTCGAGAAGAAGCTTAGAGACAAAGTCTTGAACTCTTATTTAACCCACGTTGTAGCCGAATCCGAGGAGATCAAGAGGAATCTGAGAGTGGTGAAGCTTTATAGCAGAGATGTGTATgctagtgatgatgatgatggaatGGCTGGTGGGAATTGGGGATGTATCAATCTCGAGCATCCGTCTACGTTCGATACGTTGGCGATGGATCCGaatgcgaagaagaagatcatcgATGATTTGGAGAGGTTTTTGAAGAGGAAGGAGTTTTACAAAAGAGTTGGTAAAGCTTGGAAACGAGGTTACTTGTTGTATGGGCCACCAGGAACTGGTAAATCTAGTTTGATTGCTGCGATGGCGAATTATCTTAAGTTTGATGTGTTTGATCTTGAGCTTAGTAGTATTTATGACAATGGTGAGTTGAAGAGGGTTTTGTTATCTACGACGAATCGTTCGATTTTGGTTATTGAGGATATTGATTGTAATGCTGAAGTGAGAGATAGGGAAgctgagaatcaagaagatgaacaaaTTAAGGGAAAG GTGACTCTATCAGGGATTCTGAATTTCATTGATGGTTTATGGTCGAGTTTCGGAGATGAGAGAATCATTGTGTTCACGACGAATCACAAAGAACGGCTTGATCCTGCTCTGCTACGTCCTGGAAGAATGGATGTGCATATCAACATGTCTTATTGTAcaggtttaggatttaggacATTGGTCTCTAACTACCTTGGTTTAGATGGCTTAAACCATCCTCTTTGCGAGGAAATCGAGGCGCTGGTCGATTCTACTGAAGTTACTCCAGCTGAGTTAGCTGAAGAGCTGATGCAAGACGATGATACTGACGTTGTTCTTCGTGGAGTAATAAGCTTTGTTGAGAAGAGGAAGGTTGAGAGAAGCAAGACTAAGAAGGAGGTTTCTATTTGTAAAGCAACTGATGATGACGAAAAACAGAATGGTTCTTTGGGTTgtgtaaagaagaagaagaaagggggTAAACAGAAAGGTAAAGGGAAAGGTAAAGGAAAGGCCAAAACTTATTTGATATAA
- a CDS encoding Heavy metal transport/detoxification superfamily protein (Heavy metal transport/detoxification superfamily protein; FUNCTIONS IN: metal ion binding; INVOLVED IN: metal ion transport; LOCATED IN: cellular_component unknown; CONTAINS InterPro DOMAIN/s: Heavy metal transport/detoxification protein (InterPro:IPR006121); BEST Arabidopsis thaliana protein match is: Heavy metal transport/detoxification superfamily protein (TAIR:AT4G10465.1); Has 30201 Blast hits to 17322 proteins in 780 species: Archae - 12; Bacteria - 1396; Metazoa - 17338; Fungi - 3422; Plants - 5037; Viruses - 0; Other Eukaryotes - 2996 (source: NCBI BLink).), whose product MGFGSFISTITYCLFFRYPHKKPKFKSVSHLNHYHTMPMARPLSLQTIDLKVRMCCSGCERVVKHAIYKLRGVDSVEVNLEMERVTVVGYVERKKVLKAVRRAGKRAEFWPYPDMPRYFTSSDHYFKDTTREFRESYNYYRHGYNLSDRHGNIHVTNRGDDKMSNFFNDDNVHACSLM is encoded by the exons ATGGGTTTCGGCTCCTTCATATCTACCATCACTTACTGTTTGTTCTTTCGCTATCCACATAAGAAGCCAAAGTTCAAAAGTGTGAGCCACCTCAACCATTACCACACCATGCCAATGGCTCGTCCACTTTCTTTACAG ACGATAGACCTGAAAGTAAGGATGTGTTGCAGTGGATGTGAGAGGGTTGTCAAGCATGCCATTTACAAGCTGAGAG GGGTGGACTCGGTGGAGGTGAACCTAGAGATGGAGAGAGTAACGGTGGTTGGGTACGTAGAGAGGAAGAAGGTGCTCAAGGCGGTGAGAAGAGCCGGTAAACGAGCCGAGTTCTGGCCCTACCCGGACATGCCTCGCTACTTCACTTCCTCTGACCATTACTTCAAAGATACCACCCGCGAGTTTAGGGAGAGCTACAACTACTATCGCCATGGCTACAACCTTAGTGACCGTCACGGTAACATTCACGTCACCAACCGTGGTGACGACAAAATGAGCAACTTTTTCAACGACGACAACGTCCACGCATGTAGCCTTATGTAA
- a CDS encoding Heavy metal transport/detoxification superfamily protein translates to MCCSGCERVVKHAIYKLRGVDSVEVNLEMERVTVVGYVERKKVLKAVRRAGKRAEFWPYPDMPRYFTSSDHYFKDTTREFRESYNYYRHGYNLSDRHGNIHVTNRGDDKMSNFFNDDNVHACSLM, encoded by the exons ATGTGTTGCAGTGGATGTGAGAGGGTTGTCAAGCATGCCATTTACAAGCTGAGAG GGGTGGACTCGGTGGAGGTGAACCTAGAGATGGAGAGAGTAACGGTGGTTGGGTACGTAGAGAGGAAGAAGGTGCTCAAGGCGGTGAGAAGAGCCGGTAAACGAGCCGAGTTCTGGCCCTACCCGGACATGCCTCGCTACTTCACTTCCTCTGACCATTACTTCAAAGATACCACCCGCGAGTTTAGGGAGAGCTACAACTACTATCGCCATGGCTACAACCTTAGTGACCGTCACGGTAACATTCACGTCACCAACCGTGGTGACGACAAAATGAGCAACTTTTTCAACGACGACAACGTCCACGCATGTAGCCTTATGTAA
- a CDS encoding uncharacterized protein (unknown protein; FUNCTIONS IN: molecular_function unknown; INVOLVED IN: biological_process unknown; LOCATED IN: mitochondrion; BEST Arabidopsis thaliana protein match is: unknown protein (TAIR:AT2G18210.1); Has 19 Blast hits to 19 proteins in 2 species: Archae - 0; Bacteria - 0; Metazoa - 0; Fungi - 0; Plants - 19; Viruses - 0; Other Eukaryotes - 0 (source: NCBI BLink).): MQLLRTLTTRTRSRRSGYECVTKHSNFSLLGAKLRSSRPFLTMLHIDRLGGDFPAILEKLPRQKPNKTVVTSKLSHPIFTHVIYIYMLFIKIYIDSVSLIK; the protein is encoded by the coding sequence ATGCAATTGCTAAGAACCCTAACCACAAGAACAAGGAGCCGTCGCAGTGGATACGAGTGTGTAACCAAGCATTCCAACTTTAGCTTACTCGGAGCAAAGCTAAGGAGCTCACGACCGTTCCTTACTATGCTCCATATCGATAGGCTTGGTGGAGACTTTCCTGCGATTTTGGAAAAGCTTCCACGccaaaaaccaaataagaCAGTGGTGACAAGCAAATTGAGCCATCCAATCTTCACTCAtgttatttacatatatatgttatttataaaaatttacatcGATTCAGTTAGCCTGATAAAGTAA
- a CDS encoding uncharacterized protein (unknown protein; BEST Arabidopsis thaliana protein match is: unknown protein (TAIR:AT4G36500.1); Has 50 Blast hits to 50 proteins in 7 species: Archae - 0; Bacteria - 0; Metazoa - 0; Fungi - 0; Plants - 50; Viruses - 0; Other Eukaryotes - 0 (source: NCBI BLink).), with translation MQMLRNLSTRTRSRRGGYERVSDDSTFSLLGAKLRRSTSVPYYAPSIRLGGDFPVILEKLPRQKPTKTVVTSKLSHPIFSLFDGYRRHNKKKATAKPEFSRYHEYLKESGMWDLRSNSPVIYFK, from the coding sequence ATGCAAATGCTAAGAAACTTAAGCACGAGGACGAGGAGTCGTCGCGGCGGATATGAGCGTGTAAGCGATGATTCCACCTTCAGCCTACTTGGAGCAAAGCTAAGGAGGTCAACGAGCGTTCCATACTATGCTCCATCGATAAGGCTTGGTGGAGATTTTCCTGTGATTTTGGAAAAGCTTCCACGCCAAAAACCAACTAAAACAGTGGTGACAAGCAAATTAAGCCATCCAATCTTCAGTTTATTTGATGGTTATCGCCGccataacaagaagaaagcgACGGCTAAACCGGAGTTCTCTAGATACCATGAATACCTTAAAGAAAGTGGAATGTGGGATTTGAGATCTAATAGTCCGGTCATCTACTTTAAGTAG
- a CDS encoding Noc2p family (Noc2p family; INVOLVED IN: biological_process unknown; LOCATED IN: cellular_component unknown; EXPRESSED IN: 22 plant structures; EXPRESSED DURING: 13 growth stages; CONTAINS InterPro DOMAIN/s: Uncharacterised protein family UPF0120 (InterPro:IPR005343); BEST Arabidopsis thaliana protein match is: Noc2p family (TAIR:AT3G55510.1); Has 4709 Blast hits to 3397 proteins in 331 species: Archae - 4; Bacteria - 179; Metazoa - 1693; Fungi - 681; Plants - 249; Viruses - 70; Other Eukaryotes - 1833 (source: NCBI BLink).) produces the protein MGAKDDKKRVKKLKSKKLEAEEELNNVQEIDAHDIVMEQKSDKKRGKKVKSKKAEAEEHEEELKRLQEKDPDFFQYMKEHDAELLKFDATEIEDDADVEPDTDLEDTEKEGDDEATKMEIAKKVHVQKTITASMVDAWSKSIEDEAKLGGVRSILRAYRTACHYGDDTGDDQSTKFSVMSSEVFNKIMIYVLSEMDGILRKLLRFPEDTRGTKETILELTNTRPWKNYNHLVKSYLGNSLHVLNQMTDTEMITFTLRRLKHSSVFLAAFPSLLRKYIKVALHFWGTGSGALPVVSLLFLRDLCIRLGSDCVDDCFKGMYKAYVLNCQFVNADKLKHISFLGNCFIELLGTDISAAYQHAFVFIRQLAMILREALNTKTKEAFRKVYQWKFIHCLELWTGAVCAYSSQSELRPVAYPLAQIITGVARLVPTARYTPLRLRCVRMLNRLAAATGTFIPVSMLLVDMLEMKELNRPPTGGVGKGVDLRTLLKVSKPAVKTRAFQEACVYTVVEELVEHLSQWSCSVAFFELSFIPTIRLRSFCKSTKAERFRKEMKQLISQIEANSEFVNKKRALIKFLPNDLAAESFLEDEKKAGKTPLLQYAEIIRQRAQQRNESLVESDVIVGENSAVFGKNAPSSDDEDDEDRMEKGAAAFNSSWLPGSDSKEKEPEEEKTKKKKRKRGGKSKTEKKQDEQGLGEDDVVEDFVLSSDEEEEDLFDIGGDKDEDDAVDEIADPETKTSKKTKGTYKTWHKAYKKTKKKKARVAS, from the exons ATGGGTGCCAAAG ATGATAAAAAGCGtgtgaagaagttgaaatCTAAGAAACTAGAAGCTGAGGAAGAGCTCAATAATGTTCAAGAAATCGATGCACATGATATAGTAATGGAGCAGAAGAGCGATAAGAAGCGTGGGAAGAAGGTGAAATCTAAGAAAGCAGAAGCTGAGGAGCATGAAGAAGAGCTTAAGAGGCTTCAAGAAAAG GATCCTGATTTTTTTCAGTATATGAAAGAGCATGATGCAGAGCTTCTAAAGTTTGATGCTACTGAAATTGAG GATGATGCTGATGTTGAACCTGATACTGACCTGGAAGACACTGAAAAGGAAGGTGATGATGAAGCAACAAAGATGGAAATTGCAAAGAAAGTGCACGTGCAGAAAACGATTACAGCATCGATGGTTGATGCATGGAGTAAATCAATCGAAGATGAAGCGAAGCTAGGTGGAGTGCGTTCTATCTTGAGAGCTTATAGAACTGCCTGTCACTATGGTGATGATACCGGGGACGATCAATCGACAAAGTTTAGTGTTATGTCAAGTGAGGTGTTTAATAAGATAATGATATATGTTCTGAGTGAAATGGACGGGATTCTTCGTAAGTTGTTAAGGTTTCCTGAAGATACTAGAGGAACAAAAGAGACTATATTGGAGCTCACAAACACTAGGCCTTGGAAAAACTATAATCATTTAGTCAAATCATATCTTGGGAATTCCCTTCATGTTCTGAACCAGATGACCGACACAGAAATGATAACCTTTACTCTGCGCCGCCTAAAGCACTCATCGGTTTTTTTAGCTGCTTTTCCTAGCCTCCTAAGGAAATATATTAAG GTTGCACTTCATTTCTGGGGAACTGGTAGTGGTGCGCTCCCTGTTGTTTCCTTGTTGTTCCTGAGAGATTTGTGCATACGCCTTGGATCTGACTGTGTTGATGACTGTTTCAAGGGAATGTACAAAGCGTATGTGTTGAATTGCCAGTTTGTGAATGCTGATAAATTGAAGCATATTTCGTTTCTTGGTAACTGCTTCATTGAGCTTCTCGGCACAGATATCTCTGCAGCATATCAGCATGCATTTGTCTTCATAAGACAATTGGCAATGATTCTGCGTGAAGCGCttaacacaaaaacaaaa GAAGCATTTCGAAAAGTGTATCAATGGAAATTCATCCATTGCCTTGAGCTTTGGACTGGAGCTGTTTGTGCCTACAGCTCTCAGTCTGAACTCAGACCAGTTGCTTATCCGCTAGCCCAAATAATAACTGGTGTAGCGCGACTGGTTCCCACGGCTCGCTACACTCCCCTTAGACTAAGATGTGTTCGTATGCTAAACAGGCTTGCTGCTGCGACTGGCACCTTTATACCTGTCTCAATGCTTCTTGTGGACATGTTAGAGATGAAGGAGCTCAACAGACCTCCCACTGGAGGTGTTGGCAAAGGTGTAGACTTACGCACACTACTGAAG GTAAGTAAACCAGCAGTGAAGACAAGAGCGTTTCAGGAGGCATGTGTTTATACAGTAGTGGAGGAGCTTGTGGAGCATTTGTCTCAGTGGAGTTGTTCCGTTGCTTTCTTTGAACTATCATTTATCCCGACCATAAGGCTGCGTAGCTTTTGCAAATCCACGAAAGCTGAGAGGTTTAGGAAAGAAATGAAGCAACTCATCAGCCAG ATTGAAGCTAACTCAGAATTTGTCAACAAAAAGAGAGCTTTGATTAAGTTTCTACCCAATGATCTTGCTGCTGAATCATTCCTTGAG GATGAGAAGAAAGCAGGAAAAACCCCTCTATTGCAATATGCGGAAATTATCCGCCAAAGAGCCCAGCAAAGAAACGAATCGCTGGTGGAATCTGA TGTAATTGTGGGAGAGAACTCAGCTGTCTTTGGGAAAAACGCACCAAgcagtgatgatgaagatgatgaagataggATGGAAAAGGGTGCTGCAGCTTTCAATTCTTCTTGGTTACCGGGAAGTGACTCCAA agaaaaagagccggaagaagagaaaacgaaaaagaagaaaaggaagagaggtggaaagagtaaaacagagaagaagcagGATGAGCAAGGCTTAGGAGAAGATGACGTTGTGGAGGATTTTGTGTTGAGTtctgatgaagaggaagaggatcTGTTTGATATAGGAGGAgacaaagatgaagatgatgcaGTAGACGAAATTGCAGATCCTGAGACCAAGACATCTAAGAAGACTAAGGGCACTTATAAGACCTGGCATAAGGCTTACAAAaagaccaagaagaagaaggcccGAGTAgcttcttaa
- the PPa2 gene encoding pyrophosphorylase 2 (pyrophosphorylase 2 (PPa2); FUNCTIONS IN: inorganic diphosphatase activity, pyrophosphatase activity; INVOLVED IN: phosphate metabolic process, metabolic process; LOCATED IN: membrane, cytoplasm; EXPRESSED IN: 22 plant structures; EXPRESSED DURING: 14 growth stages; CONTAINS InterPro DOMAIN/s: Inorganic pyrophosphatase (InterPro:IPR008162); BEST Arabidopsis thaliana protein match is: pyrophosphorylase 4 (TAIR:AT3G53620.1); Has 5938 Blast hits to 5938 proteins in 1818 species: Archae - 171; Bacteria - 4270; Metazoa - 244; Fungi - 258; Plants - 268; Viruses - 0; Other Eukaryotes - 727 (source: NCBI BLink).) translates to MAEIKDEGSAKGYAFPLRNPNVTLNERNFAAFTHRSAAAHPWHDLEIGPEAPTVFNCVVEISKGGKVKYELDKNSGLIKVDRVLYSSIVYPHNYGFIPRTICEDSDPMDVLVLMQEPVLTGSFLRARAIGLMPMIDQGEKDDKIIAVCADDPEFRHYRDIKELPPHRLAEIRRFFEDYKKNENKKVDVEAFLPAQAAIDAIKDSMDLYAAYIKAGLQR, encoded by the exons ATGGCTGAAATCAAGGATGAAGGAAGCGCCAAGGGCTATGCTTTCCCTCTCAGGAACCCTAATGTTACGCTGAATGAGAGAAACTTTGCAGCCTTCACTCACAGATCAGCTGCTGCTCATCCTTGGCATGACTTGGAGATTG GTCCAGAAGCTCCTACTGTTTTCAACTGT GTTGTTGAAATTAGCAAAGGTGGAAAGGTTAAGTACGAGCTAGACAAGAACAGTGGCCTTATTAAG GTTGATCGCGTTCTCTACTCATCCATTGTGTACCCCCACAACTACGGTTTCATCCCTCGAACTATCTGTGAAGACAGTGATCCAATGGATGTCCTGGTACTGATGCAG GAGCCTGTGCTAACCGGATCATTCCTCCGTGCCCGTGCTATTGGTCTAATGCCCATGATTGATCAG GGTGAGAAAGACGACAAGATCATTGCAGTATGTGCTGATGATCCCGAGTTCCGTCACTACAGAGACATCAAAGAGCTTCCCCCTCACCGTCTAGCTGAAATCCGTCGCTTCTTTGAGGACT ACAAGAAGAACGAGAACAAGAAAGTCGACGTTGAAGCTTTCCTTCCCGCTCAAGCTGCCATAGACGCTATCAAGGACTCCAT GGATCTTTACGCAGCTTACATCAAAGCTGGCCTGCAACGCTAA